From a region of the Theobroma cacao cultivar B97-61/B2 chromosome 8, Criollo_cocoa_genome_V2, whole genome shotgun sequence genome:
- the LOC18592956 gene encoding ABC transporter G family member 25 isoform X1 translates to MLSFGGVEAPTGDSLDGPDHSKDISRDLRDFPSLMSSCYPITLKVPQVSFIDVCYKVKIQQQTNSSRGRCIKRMFSHGGLSAATSDQRSTGQVQEKTILNNITGVASPGEILAILGPSGSGKSTLLNALAGRLQQGHGFSGTILANNKKPTKQIAKRTGFVTQDDVLYPHLTVRETLVFCSLLRLPKTLTTKEKTSIAEMVLSELGLSKCENTIIGNSFIRGISGGERKRVSIAHEMLINPSLLILDEPTSGLDSTAAHRLVSTLGSLAQKGKTIVTSMHQPSSRVYQMFDSVLVLSEGKSLYFGKGSEAMAYFESVGFSPSFPMNPADFLLDLANDVCKLDGVSERERPNVKQTLIASYNALLAPKVKAACMEITIVSAKETRLIGSHSFKEHRDSNTIDLCTWFHQSSILLQRSLKERKHESFNILRVFQVITAAILAGLMWWHSDYSDIQDRLGLLFFISIFWGVLPSFNAVFAFPQERAIFMKERASGMYTLSSYFMARIIGDLPMELILPVVFLIVTYWMAGLKPDLVAFLLTLLVLLGYVLVSQGLGLALGAAIMDAKQASTIVTVTMLAFVLTGGYYVHKVPSCMAWIKYISTTYYSYKLFINVQYGEGKKISSMLGCSHHGRSNTVSCKFIDQDIAGQISPELSVAILLLMFVGYRLLAYLALRRIKG, encoded by the exons ATGCTGAGTTTTGGTGGTGTAGAAGCTCCCACTGGGGACAGCCTTGACGGTCCAGATCATTCCAAAGACATTTCTCGAGATTTGCGTGACTTCCCATCTTTAATGTCTTCTTGTTATCCTATCACTCTGAAGGTACCACAAGTTTCA TTCATTGATGTGTGTTACAAGGTGAAGATACAGCAGCAGACCAACAGTTCTCGAGGTCGATGCATTAAACGAATGTTTAGCCATGGAGGATTATCAGCAGCAACGTCTGATCAAAGATCAACGGGTCAGGTTCAAGAGAAAACGATCTTGAACAACATCACAGGCGTGGCTTCACCGGGAGAAATTTTGGCTATCCTTGGTCCTTCGGGCAGCGGCAAATCAACCCTCCTCAATGCCTTAGCCGGGAGGCTCCAACAGGGCCATGGCTTCTCTGGAACTATCCTTGCTAACAACAAGAAACCCACTAAACAAATCGCGAAACGCACCGGATTCGTCACTCAAGATGATGTTCTTTACCCTCACTTGACAGTTCGTGAAACCTTAGTGTTCTGCTCCCTTTTAAGGTTACCAAAAACATTGACAACAAAGGAGAAGACTTCAATAGCTGAAATGGTTTTGTCGGAGTTGGGGTTATCGAAATGCGAAAACACAATAATTGGGAACAGCTTTATACGGGGGATTTCAGGTGGAGAACgaaaaagagtgagtatagcTCATGAAATGCTTATAAACCCTAGCTTGTTGATTCTCGATGAACCAACGTCGGGTTTGGACTCGACAGCGGCACACCGGTTAGTTTCAACTTTAGGGTCGTTGGCTCAGAAAGGGAAGACCATAGTTACATCCATGCACCAACCTTCTAGCCGAGTTTATCAGATGTTTGACTCAGTGTTGGTTTTGAGTGAAGGAAAGAGCTTGTATTTTGGAAAGGGAAGTGAAGCCATGGCTTACTTCGAGTCAGTTGGATTCTCCCCATCTTTTCCCATGAATCCTGCAGATTTCCTCCTTGATCTCGCTAACG ATGTGTGTAAACTTGATGGTGTAAGCGAGAGAGAGAGGCCGAACGTAAAGCAAACTCTTATTGCTTCTTACAACGCCCTGTTGGCCCCAAAAGTAAAAGCTGCCTGCATGGAGATCACCATTGTTTCAGCAAAAGAAACACGTTTGATAGGAAGCCATTCATTTAAAGAACACAGGGATAGCAACACAATTGACCTCTGTACTTGGTTCCATCAATCTAGCATTCTGCTTCAAAGAAGcctgaaagaaagaaagcatgAATCGTTCAACATCCTCAGAGTCTTCCAAGTGATCACTGCTGCAATATTAGCCGGTTTAATGTGGTGGCACTCAGATTATAGTGACATTCAAGACCGCCTAGGTCTCCTCTTCTTCATTTCCATCTTTTGGGGAGTGTTGCCATCGTTTAATGCAGTATTTGCATTCCCCCAAGAACGTGCAATCTTCATGAAAGAGCGTGCTTCTGGTATGTACACTCTATCTTCCTATTTCATGGCACGGATAATCGGAGACCTCCCCATGGAGCTCATTCTTCCCGTAGTTTTCCTTATTGTGACATACTGGATGGCTGGATTGAAACCTGATTTGGTGGCCTTTCTTTTGACATTGTTGGTTCTTCTTGGATACGTGCTCGTCTCTCAAGGCCTTGGCCTTGCACTAGGCGCAGCGATCATGGATGCCAAACAGGCTTCAACAATAGTTACTGTCACCATGCTAGCATTTGTTCTAACAGGAGGGTATTATGTGCATAAGGTGCCATCATGCATGGCATGGATCAAATATATTTCCACTACGTATTACAGCTACAAGCTGTTCATTAATGTCCAATACGGCGAAGGCAAGAAAATTTCGTCCATGTTGGGCTGCTCACACCATGGAAGAAGCAACACTGTTAGCTGCAAGTTTATCGATCAAGATATTGCAGGGCAAATTAGCCCTGAACTGAGTGTGGCCATCTTGCTTCTGATGTTTGTAGGATACAGGTTGTTGGCTTATCTTGCCTTAAGGCGCATCAAAGGTTGA
- the LOC18592956 gene encoding ABC transporter G family member 25 isoform X2 — protein sequence MLSFGGVEAPTGDSLDGPDHSKDISRDLRDFPSLMSSCYPITLKFIDVCYKVKIQQQTNSSRGRCIKRMFSHGGLSAATSDQRSTGQVQEKTILNNITGVASPGEILAILGPSGSGKSTLLNALAGRLQQGHGFSGTILANNKKPTKQIAKRTGFVTQDDVLYPHLTVRETLVFCSLLRLPKTLTTKEKTSIAEMVLSELGLSKCENTIIGNSFIRGISGGERKRVSIAHEMLINPSLLILDEPTSGLDSTAAHRLVSTLGSLAQKGKTIVTSMHQPSSRVYQMFDSVLVLSEGKSLYFGKGSEAMAYFESVGFSPSFPMNPADFLLDLANDVCKLDGVSERERPNVKQTLIASYNALLAPKVKAACMEITIVSAKETRLIGSHSFKEHRDSNTIDLCTWFHQSSILLQRSLKERKHESFNILRVFQVITAAILAGLMWWHSDYSDIQDRLGLLFFISIFWGVLPSFNAVFAFPQERAIFMKERASGMYTLSSYFMARIIGDLPMELILPVVFLIVTYWMAGLKPDLVAFLLTLLVLLGYVLVSQGLGLALGAAIMDAKQASTIVTVTMLAFVLTGGYYVHKVPSCMAWIKYISTTYYSYKLFINVQYGEGKKISSMLGCSHHGRSNTVSCKFIDQDIAGQISPELSVAILLLMFVGYRLLAYLALRRIKG from the exons ATGCTGAGTTTTGGTGGTGTAGAAGCTCCCACTGGGGACAGCCTTGACGGTCCAGATCATTCCAAAGACATTTCTCGAGATTTGCGTGACTTCCCATCTTTAATGTCTTCTTGTTATCCTATCACTCTGAAG TTCATTGATGTGTGTTACAAGGTGAAGATACAGCAGCAGACCAACAGTTCTCGAGGTCGATGCATTAAACGAATGTTTAGCCATGGAGGATTATCAGCAGCAACGTCTGATCAAAGATCAACGGGTCAGGTTCAAGAGAAAACGATCTTGAACAACATCACAGGCGTGGCTTCACCGGGAGAAATTTTGGCTATCCTTGGTCCTTCGGGCAGCGGCAAATCAACCCTCCTCAATGCCTTAGCCGGGAGGCTCCAACAGGGCCATGGCTTCTCTGGAACTATCCTTGCTAACAACAAGAAACCCACTAAACAAATCGCGAAACGCACCGGATTCGTCACTCAAGATGATGTTCTTTACCCTCACTTGACAGTTCGTGAAACCTTAGTGTTCTGCTCCCTTTTAAGGTTACCAAAAACATTGACAACAAAGGAGAAGACTTCAATAGCTGAAATGGTTTTGTCGGAGTTGGGGTTATCGAAATGCGAAAACACAATAATTGGGAACAGCTTTATACGGGGGATTTCAGGTGGAGAACgaaaaagagtgagtatagcTCATGAAATGCTTATAAACCCTAGCTTGTTGATTCTCGATGAACCAACGTCGGGTTTGGACTCGACAGCGGCACACCGGTTAGTTTCAACTTTAGGGTCGTTGGCTCAGAAAGGGAAGACCATAGTTACATCCATGCACCAACCTTCTAGCCGAGTTTATCAGATGTTTGACTCAGTGTTGGTTTTGAGTGAAGGAAAGAGCTTGTATTTTGGAAAGGGAAGTGAAGCCATGGCTTACTTCGAGTCAGTTGGATTCTCCCCATCTTTTCCCATGAATCCTGCAGATTTCCTCCTTGATCTCGCTAACG ATGTGTGTAAACTTGATGGTGTAAGCGAGAGAGAGAGGCCGAACGTAAAGCAAACTCTTATTGCTTCTTACAACGCCCTGTTGGCCCCAAAAGTAAAAGCTGCCTGCATGGAGATCACCATTGTTTCAGCAAAAGAAACACGTTTGATAGGAAGCCATTCATTTAAAGAACACAGGGATAGCAACACAATTGACCTCTGTACTTGGTTCCATCAATCTAGCATTCTGCTTCAAAGAAGcctgaaagaaagaaagcatgAATCGTTCAACATCCTCAGAGTCTTCCAAGTGATCACTGCTGCAATATTAGCCGGTTTAATGTGGTGGCACTCAGATTATAGTGACATTCAAGACCGCCTAGGTCTCCTCTTCTTCATTTCCATCTTTTGGGGAGTGTTGCCATCGTTTAATGCAGTATTTGCATTCCCCCAAGAACGTGCAATCTTCATGAAAGAGCGTGCTTCTGGTATGTACACTCTATCTTCCTATTTCATGGCACGGATAATCGGAGACCTCCCCATGGAGCTCATTCTTCCCGTAGTTTTCCTTATTGTGACATACTGGATGGCTGGATTGAAACCTGATTTGGTGGCCTTTCTTTTGACATTGTTGGTTCTTCTTGGATACGTGCTCGTCTCTCAAGGCCTTGGCCTTGCACTAGGCGCAGCGATCATGGATGCCAAACAGGCTTCAACAATAGTTACTGTCACCATGCTAGCATTTGTTCTAACAGGAGGGTATTATGTGCATAAGGTGCCATCATGCATGGCATGGATCAAATATATTTCCACTACGTATTACAGCTACAAGCTGTTCATTAATGTCCAATACGGCGAAGGCAAGAAAATTTCGTCCATGTTGGGCTGCTCACACCATGGAAGAAGCAACACTGTTAGCTGCAAGTTTATCGATCAAGATATTGCAGGGCAAATTAGCCCTGAACTGAGTGTGGCCATCTTGCTTCTGATGTTTGTAGGATACAGGTTGTTGGCTTATCTTGCCTTAAGGCGCATCAAAGGTTGA
- the LOC108663049 gene encoding ABC transporter G family member 25-like: MLGFDGVEASIGDTLDRPDHFKETSRDLRDFPSLMSYCYLITLKFIDVCFKVKIQQQTNMSRGRRIKRMFSHERSSAAPSDQRSMGQVQEKTILNNITGVASPGEILALLGPSGSDKSTLLNALAGRLQQGHGFSGTILANNKKPIKQTAKRTGFVTQDDVLYPYLTVRETLVFCSLLRLPKTLTTKEKTLIAEMVLSELWLSKCENTINGNSFIRGISGGERKRVSIAHEMLINLSLLILNEPTSGLDSTGAHRLVSTLGSLAQKGKTIVTSMHQPSSRVYQMFDSMLVLSEGRSLYFGKESEAMAYFESVGFSPSFPMNPADFLLDIANGVCKLDAVSERERPNVKQTLIASYNALLAPKVKAACMEITIVSAKETRLIGSHSSKEHKESNTVDLSTWFHQFNILLQRSLKERKHESFNILRVFQVITVAILAGLMWWHSDYRDIQDHLGLLFFISIFWGVLPSFNAIFAFPQERAIFVKEHASGMYTLSSYFMARIIGDLPMELILPTVFLIMTYWMAGLKPNLVAFLLTLLVVLGYVLVSQGLGLALGAVIMDAKQASTIVIVTMLAFVLTGGYYVHKVPSCMAWIKYISTTYYSYKLFINVQYGESKKISSMLGCSHHGRSNTVSCKFIDQDIAGQISPELSVAILLLMFVGYRLLAYLALRHIKG, translated from the exons ATGCTGGGTTTTGATGGTGTAGAAGCTTCCATTGGGGACACCCTCGACCGTCCAGATCATTTCAAAGAAACTTCTCGAGATTTGCGTGACTTCCCATCTTTAATGTCTTACTGTTATCTTATAACTCTCAAG TTCATTGACGTGTGTTTCAAGGTGAAGATACAGCAGCAAACTAACATGTCTCGAGGTCGACGCATTAAACGAATGTTTAGCCATGAAAGATCATCAGCAGCACCGTCTGATCAAAGATCAATGGGTCAAGTTCAAGAGAAAACGATCTTGAACAACATCACCGGTGTGGCTTCACCAGGAGAAATCTTGGCTCTCCTTGGTCCTTCGGGTAGCGACAAATCAACCCTCCTCAATGCCTTAGCCGGGAGGCTCCAACAAGGCCATGGCTTCTCTGGAACTATCCTTGCTAACAACAAAAAACCCATTAAACAAACGGCGAAACGCACCGGATTCGTCACTCAAGATGATGTTCTTTACCCTTACTTGACAGTTCGTGAAACCCTAGTGTTCTGCTCCCTTTTAAGGTTACCAAAAACATTGACAACAAAGGAGAAGACTTTAATAGCTGAAATGGTTTTGTCGGAGTTGTGGTTATCGAAATGCGAAAACACAATCAATGGGAACAGCTTTATACGGGGGATTTCAGGTGGAGAACgaaaaagagtgagtatagcTCATGAAATGCTTATAAACCTTAGCCTGTTGATTCTCAATGAACCAACGTCGGGTTTGGACTCGACGGGGGCCCACCGGTTAGTTTCAACTTTGGGGTCGTTGGCTCAGAAAGGGAAGACCATAGTTACATCCATGCACCAACCTTCTAGCCGAGTTTATCAGATGTTTGACTCAATGTTGGTTTTGAGTGAAGGAAGGAGCTTGTATTTTGGGAAAGAAAGTGAAGCCATGGCTTATTTCGAGTCTGTTGGATTCTCGCCGTCTTTTCCCATGAATCCTGCAGATTTCCTCCTTGATATCGCTAACG GTGTGTGTAAACTTGATGCTGTAAGCGAGAGAGAGAGGCCGAACGTAAAGCAAACTCTTATTGCTTCTTACAACGCCCTGTTGGCCCCAAAAGTAAAAGCTGCTTGCATGGAGATCACCATTGTTTCAGCAAAAGAAACACGTTTGATAGGAAGCCATTCATCTAAAGAACACAAGGAAAGCAACACAGTTGACCTCTCTACTTGGTTCCATCAATTCAACATTCTGCTTCAAAGAAGcctcaaagaaagaaagcatgAATCGTTCAACATCCTCAGAGTCTTCCAAGTGATCACTGTTGCAATATTAGCCGGTTTAATGTGGTGGCACTCGGATTATAGAGACATTCAAGACCACCTAGGTctccttttcttcatttccatCTTTTGGGGAGTGTTGCCATCGTTTAATGCAATATTTGCATTCCCCCAAGAACGTGCAATCTTCGTGAAAGAGCATGCTTCTGGTATGTACACTCTATCTTCCTATTTCATGGCACGGATAATCGGAGACCTCCCCATGGAGCTCATTCTTCCCACAGTTTTCCTTATTATGACATACTGGATGGCTGGCTTGAAACCCAATTTGGTGGCCTTTCTTTTGACACTGTTGGTTGTTCTTGGCTACGTGCTTGTCTCTCAAGGCCTTGGCCTTGCACTAGGCGCAGTGATCATGGATGCCAAACAGGCTTCAACCATAGTTATTGTCACCATGCTAGCATTTGTTCTAACAGGAGGATATTATGTGCATAAGGTGCCATCATGCATGGCGTGGATCAAGTATATTTCCACAACGTATTACAGCTACAAGCTGTTCATTAATGTCCAATACGGCGAAAGCAAGAAAATTTCGTCCATGTTGGGCTGCTCACACCATGGAAGAAGTAATACTGTTAGCTGCAAGTTTATCGATCAAGATATTGCAGGGCAAATTAGCCCTGAACTGAGTGTGGCCATCTTGCTTCTGATGTTTGTAGGATACAGGTTGTTGGCTTATCTTGCCTTAAGGCACATCAAAGGTTGA